A region of Reichenbachiella carrageenanivorans DNA encodes the following proteins:
- a CDS encoding LytR/AlgR family response regulator transcription factor, with product MSKKITCIAIDDEFIALKIITSLIEQTGFLTLLGSYQSAMEGTNAIIELEPDIVFLDVQMPEVSGLDIIKSLNKKPEIILVTSQEKYAVEAFKFDVTDYLVKPIESYTRFMKAVTKAKDNLTQKEEKITGGDAVFMKIDFLLTKVHFESILYVEGYGDYIKVHTTDKTHVVYYKLSSIEERLPKDLFMRVHRSYLVQINKIDNIDQNSLLIGDSIVPVSAKYKPELLTKIQLL from the coding sequence ATGTCAAAGAAAATAACTTGTATTGCTATCGATGACGAGTTCATCGCGCTAAAAATTATTACATCTCTTATAGAGCAAACAGGGTTTCTAACGTTGCTTGGCTCCTATCAAAGTGCGATGGAGGGCACCAATGCAATCATAGAATTAGAGCCAGACATTGTGTTTCTCGATGTACAAATGCCAGAAGTCAGTGGTTTGGATATTATCAAATCATTGAATAAAAAACCAGAAATCATACTGGTGACTTCTCAAGAAAAATATGCGGTAGAGGCATTCAAATTTGATGTTACAGATTATCTAGTAAAACCCATAGAAAGCTACACACGCTTTATGAAAGCGGTGACTAAGGCCAAAGACAATCTGACCCAGAAGGAAGAAAAAATAACAGGTGGAGATGCTGTTTTTATGAAAATAGATTTTCTACTGACCAAGGTGCATTTCGAATCGATATTGTACGTAGAGGGCTATGGTGATTATATAAAAGTGCATACTACGGACAAGACTCATGTGGTATATTACAAGTTGAGCAGCATAGAAGAGAGACTGCCCAAAGATTTGTTTATGCGTGTACATCGCTCGTATCTAGTACAGATCAATAAAATTGACAACATTGATCAAAATAGCCTACTTATTGGCGATTCAATAGTGCCTGTAAGTGCCAAATATAAGCCTGAATTATTGACGAAAATCCAATTGCTTTGA
- a CDS encoding ATP-binding protein, whose amino-acid sequence MKYIQYKSELLDKTAQLVVLNQNGRFLDSCHTLEDLSDFEGTIFKKSHFLNSNKIQILDLQVGEVLNFFCVTDSFFSSDHICDYRIEKVAVEGQYHYHWFIQDHTQLYKEIIERELGEKGVVKENQDLRQTIRELEQEKIINQAIYNKLHHEIKTPIAGLKFLSKSISEHLEAETKKRYQLSCGIITSYLEHAVNQLTANELKETNTPFKIDQIIAAVEDTFLGETDVHLVFEKEFESSIVIGNKHKLYTGIVRLISIINESRPDGHVRVIFAYDTPTRSIRLTFKSNLLPDAQQRMAQKYLEVSGSFDLRAEKGALVITCPVEEIKMLKTSADKKSKSEVKEITKAHFPYLYQITNQDDEMVRDIIEGVLDVVPFELEKMMKQYEARDFDALARTSHKVKPNFENLEQKQFISKIFEIEEAAINKNDTYLNMNLELFVREASAKIEELKSIYT is encoded by the coding sequence ATGAAATACATTCAATACAAGTCAGAACTTCTCGATAAGACGGCACAATTAGTAGTTTTAAATCAAAATGGTCGTTTTCTTGATTCATGCCATACGTTAGAAGACCTCTCTGATTTTGAAGGGACTATTTTTAAAAAAAGCCATTTTCTGAATAGTAATAAAATTCAAATCCTAGACTTGCAGGTAGGAGAAGTGCTTAATTTTTTCTGTGTCACCGATTCCTTTTTTAGTAGCGATCATATTTGCGACTATCGCATAGAAAAAGTGGCTGTAGAAGGGCAGTATCATTATCATTGGTTCATTCAGGATCATACGCAGTTGTACAAAGAAATAATTGAAAGAGAATTGGGTGAAAAAGGAGTAGTAAAAGAGAATCAAGACTTACGTCAAACAATCAGAGAACTGGAGCAAGAAAAAATCATCAACCAAGCCATATATAACAAACTACATCATGAAATAAAAACGCCGATCGCAGGGCTGAAATTTTTGTCTAAATCGATCAGTGAGCATTTGGAGGCGGAGACCAAAAAAAGATATCAATTGAGCTGTGGTATCATCACCAGCTACCTAGAGCACGCTGTCAACCAACTAACAGCTAATGAACTCAAGGAAACGAACACACCATTCAAAATCGATCAAATCATTGCAGCAGTAGAGGATACTTTCCTTGGCGAAACTGATGTGCACTTGGTGTTTGAAAAGGAATTTGAATCATCCATCGTGATAGGCAATAAGCATAAGCTTTATACGGGGATTGTTCGTTTGATCAGTATTATCAATGAAAGTCGCCCCGATGGTCATGTGCGAGTCATTTTTGCTTACGATACACCTACAAGATCAATCAGGCTTACATTCAAATCCAATCTCTTGCCCGATGCGCAACAGCGAATGGCTCAAAAATACCTAGAAGTAAGTGGCTCATTCGATCTTAGAGCAGAAAAGGGTGCGTTGGTGATCACTTGCCCTGTAGAAGAAATAAAGATGCTCAAAACATCTGCTGATAAAAAATCGAAATCAGAGGTGAAGGAAATTACTAAAGCACATTTTCCATATCTGTATCAGATAACTAACCAAGACGATGAAATGGTTCGAGACATTATAGAAGGAGTGCTAGATGTGGTTCCTTTCGAACTAGAAAAGATGATGAAACAGTACGAAGCTCGAGATTTTGATGCTCTAGCTCGTACTTCGCACAAGGTGAAACCCAATTTTGAAAACTTAGAACAGAAGCAGTTTATTTCCAAAATATTTGAGATAGAAGAGGCGGCAATCAATAAAAATGACACCTATCTCAATATGAATTTGGAGTTGTTTGTTCGTGAGGCGAGTGCCAAAATAGAAGAACTAAAAAGTATCTATACATAG
- a CDS encoding PAS domain S-box protein, with the protein MIAPKNPANEKERLVELYSYHILDTAIEQSFDDITKIAAQICDSPISLVSLIDKDRQWFKSRHGLEATETPRELAYCAHAIHSSQDLLEVPDAFEDERFHDNPLAIGDPHVRFYAGAPLVTTSGYALGTLCVIDHQPKKLTKGQKEALWALSRQVTALLELKKSNRILEETKLAQSQTEQTFRNRLERIGDMVYELDPKGMFIYVNPVLVRMSGFSEEQLLKMHFSNLVHESDAKRVSNYYVHTLKNKIRSSYLEFKMKGENGPVWVGQTVEIEFDGALGVRTFGVARNIQELVEARDRMEKSEAMYRLLSEHSTDMICLHEPDGRYSYLSSSVKDLLGYEPEELIGVSLYDLIHPDLLDKFKTEVHSKSIDNQSFTGVESRLRKKDGTYVWVELYYKPILNENNEVISLQSSTRDISKRRKYDDAIQVAMKLAEKAKLEAIESAKAKENFLSTMSHEIRTPLNAILGVTNLLLMEELEQKHLDHLNLLKFSGENLLSLINDILDYNKIESGKVDIEKVDFDLSEILMNLKQSVMPEVNKKGLELVLQYDEQLPNIFVGDPIRVTQIISNLLSNAIKFTEEGFIKIDVTLGEKKEGMAQVHFEIHDTGIGIEPDNQSLIFENFAQASDDTTRKFGGTGLGLAITKKLLLLMGSEIHLDSELGYGSIFYFDIHLPIGNASDVDGEIKNNLLVFENVAHRNIHLLVAEDNRANQIVLEKFLQKWGMKMDFVENGRLALERSKTERYDLILMDLQMPEMDGYQATQAIRKLSTTYAQHLPIIALTASALLDVRKKVKELGMTDYITKPFSPEELYKKILKNLGKVLKRTAIIEDNPIHLRLHELSEGDVEFKKELTAHYLDQYEGFINKYLLAMTESNEKLLQEACNGIKTSNEVLGYHGLDSVINDAHQALLDQGKSKEAIIQEATKSNETIIATLRDILSSEH; encoded by the coding sequence ATGATCGCTCCTAAAAATCCTGCCAATGAGAAGGAAAGACTTGTCGAACTCTATTCGTACCATATCCTAGATACGGCTATCGAGCAGAGCTTTGATGACATTACAAAAATCGCAGCACAGATTTGCGATTCGCCTATTTCATTGGTGAGTTTGATAGATAAGGACAGGCAGTGGTTCAAATCCCGCCATGGACTGGAGGCAACAGAGACGCCAAGAGAGCTCGCCTATTGTGCCCATGCGATTCATTCGTCACAGGATTTGCTAGAAGTGCCAGATGCTTTTGAAGATGAGCGGTTTCATGACAATCCTCTTGCCATAGGAGATCCTCATGTGCGATTTTATGCAGGGGCTCCATTGGTGACTACTAGTGGTTATGCGCTAGGTACTCTTTGTGTCATAGATCACCAGCCAAAAAAATTAACGAAAGGTCAGAAAGAAGCACTATGGGCTTTGTCCAGACAGGTGACTGCTCTTCTTGAATTAAAAAAATCTAACCGAATTCTTGAAGAAACCAAGTTGGCTCAGTCTCAAACGGAGCAGACCTTTAGAAACCGACTAGAGCGAATCGGTGATATGGTCTATGAGCTAGACCCGAAGGGTATGTTTATCTATGTAAACCCTGTGCTTGTTCGAATGTCTGGCTTTTCAGAAGAGCAATTATTGAAAATGCATTTTTCAAACTTGGTACACGAGTCTGATGCTAAACGAGTGTCTAACTACTATGTCCATACACTCAAAAATAAAATAAGGTCTTCCTATTTGGAGTTTAAGATGAAGGGAGAAAATGGGCCCGTTTGGGTAGGGCAGACGGTAGAAATAGAGTTTGATGGCGCTCTCGGAGTCCGCACTTTTGGAGTGGCTAGAAATATTCAAGAACTAGTCGAGGCCAGAGATCGAATGGAAAAAAGTGAAGCGATGTATAGATTGCTATCTGAGCATTCCACAGATATGATCTGCTTGCATGAGCCAGATGGTAGATATAGTTATCTGTCATCGTCTGTCAAAGATTTGCTCGGCTATGAGCCAGAAGAACTGATTGGCGTGAGTCTTTATGATTTGATACATCCAGATTTGCTAGACAAGTTCAAAACTGAAGTGCATAGCAAATCAATTGATAATCAAAGTTTTACGGGGGTAGAGTCGAGGTTGAGAAAGAAGGATGGTACCTACGTGTGGGTAGAGCTTTATTACAAACCTATTTTGAATGAAAACAATGAAGTGATCTCCTTGCAGTCGTCTACACGTGATATTTCTAAAAGAAGAAAATACGACGATGCCATCCAAGTAGCGATGAAACTGGCTGAAAAAGCTAAACTGGAAGCTATAGAATCAGCTAAAGCTAAAGAAAACTTCTTGTCAACGATGAGTCATGAGATCAGGACGCCACTAAATGCGATCCTAGGTGTAACCAACCTGTTGCTTATGGAAGAGCTAGAGCAAAAGCACCTGGATCATTTGAATCTTTTGAAATTTTCTGGAGAAAACTTGTTGTCACTCATCAATGATATATTGGATTACAATAAGATTGAATCAGGTAAAGTCGATATTGAAAAAGTAGATTTTGACCTGAGTGAAATACTAATGAACCTCAAACAATCGGTAATGCCAGAGGTGAATAAAAAGGGACTGGAATTGGTGCTGCAGTATGATGAGCAATTGCCAAACATATTTGTAGGTGATCCTATTCGGGTCACTCAGATCATCAGCAATCTGTTGAGCAATGCCATTAAATTTACTGAAGAAGGCTTCATCAAGATAGATGTCACTTTGGGAGAAAAAAAGGAAGGAATGGCGCAAGTCCATTTTGAAATACACGATACAGGAATAGGTATTGAACCAGACAACCAATCGTTGATTTTTGAAAATTTCGCACAAGCTAGCGACGATACGACTAGAAAATTTGGAGGGACGGGTTTAGGCTTGGCCATTACCAAAAAACTTTTACTACTGATGGGTAGTGAAATCCACTTAGATAGCGAATTGGGATATGGTTCGATATTTTATTTCGATATTCATTTGCCTATCGGCAATGCCTCAGATGTAGACGGAGAGATCAAAAACAACCTGCTTGTTTTCGAAAATGTAGCGCATAGAAACATACATTTGCTTGTCGCAGAAGACAATCGAGCCAACCAAATTGTGCTAGAAAAATTTCTGCAGAAATGGGGCATGAAGATGGATTTTGTAGAGAATGGACGCTTGGCCTTGGAACGATCCAAGACCGAACGTTATGATCTCATATTGATGGATTTACAAATGCCTGAAATGGACGGTTATCAAGCGACTCAGGCAATCAGGAAGCTATCTACCACCTATGCCCAGCACCTGCCCATCATTGCACTCACAGCATCGGCACTGCTCGACGTGCGCAAAAAAGTGAAGGAACTAGGAATGACGGATTATATTACTAAGCCATTTAGCCCTGAAGAGCTCTATAAAAAAATTCTAAAGAACCTAGGTAAAGTACTCAAGCGTACGGCTATTATCGAAGACAATCCGATACATCTTCGTCTTCACGAATTGTCTGAAGGAGACGTAGAATTTAAAAAAGAATTGACCGCTCACTATCTCGATCAGTACGAAGGTTTTATCAACAAATACCTTCTTGCAATGACGGAGTCTAATGAAAAGCTACTGCAAGAAGCCTGTAATGGCATCAAAACAAGCAATGAGGTCTTAGGATACCATGGTTTGGATAGCGTAATCAATGATGCTCATCAGGCCTTGTTAGATCAAGGCAAATCCAAAGAGGCTATCATTCAAGAAGCGACCAAGTCAAACGAAACAATTATTGCCACACTCAGAGATATCTTGTCCTCGGAACATTAA
- a CDS encoding T9SS type A sorting domain-containing protein, translating into MNPTIKNIVLLFACFLPFIVKGQPEDYYLAPAPTGDDSNDCLLSGDPCATLDHIMTLVADNDNIYVEGGVYMGSPTIDHTIKLIDISGKSTFGIVTLNANINFTIGLMEAEVVQVNPGGSIQDAVDLCPPSGAGYIEVRTGVYNESVTFNKDLSFTSISDPITITNIEMDNGATLTTDANMTISGNVTLTNGIINTQSTLYLGTGASDIVETNSNYVTGKVTMLTRPVGTGSIDFLGANVTNSSNIGDVTITRTTGSAAVVDGNPANSIAVVWDITSTGTPSATSLELHWVSPFDNGLTLNPMDIYRKTGSNWDANNDPADASGRTINFLNIDAFGSFTVSEDGSSLPVELLAFDATDYLNHVFLQWQTASEINHDYFEIQRSRDGENFEAIGRLSSHHNSYEIQTYDWKDYSPSPSSTSYYRLKMVDFDGSFEYSKTIAVTHNAGSSITLYPNPAKESISITADAEIERIEIFNTSGQQLRADLHDHTIDLSGIAPGIYALAIVSSGGVSVKKFIKE; encoded by the coding sequence ATGAACCCGACCATTAAAAACATAGTTTTGCTTTTCGCATGTTTTCTTCCATTTATTGTAAAAGGTCAACCGGAAGATTATTATCTGGCACCTGCTCCTACTGGCGATGACAGCAATGATTGTCTTCTCTCAGGAGACCCTTGTGCTACATTGGATCATATCATGACGCTTGTAGCAGACAACGACAATATCTACGTAGAAGGAGGGGTATATATGGGCTCTCCTACAATTGATCACACAATAAAGCTAATCGACATTAGTGGTAAATCTACATTTGGTATAGTTACACTAAATGCCAATATAAACTTTACCATTGGGCTAATGGAAGCCGAGGTGGTACAAGTCAATCCCGGCGGCTCAATACAAGACGCTGTAGACCTATGCCCCCCCTCAGGAGCAGGGTATATAGAAGTTCGAACTGGGGTCTACAATGAATCGGTGACTTTTAACAAGGACCTATCCTTTACTTCAATCAGTGATCCAATTACTATTACAAACATTGAAATGGATAACGGCGCTACACTGACTACCGACGCGAATATGACGATCTCAGGCAATGTCACTTTAACTAATGGCATTATAAATACACAGTCTACTCTTTATTTGGGTACTGGTGCATCAGATATAGTCGAAACGAACTCTAACTATGTGACAGGTAAAGTCACTATGCTCACACGTCCGGTAGGAACCGGCTCCATTGACTTCCTAGGTGCCAATGTTACAAATTCGTCGAATATTGGTGACGTTACTATTACAAGAACTACTGGCTCTGCCGCCGTGGTAGATGGAAACCCGGCTAATTCAATTGCTGTGGTTTGGGATATTACTTCCACCGGCACACCATCTGCCACCAGCCTAGAACTCCATTGGGTTTCTCCATTTGACAATGGGCTGACATTGAACCCCATGGATATATACCGCAAGACAGGTTCAAATTGGGATGCAAATAATGACCCCGCTGATGCAAGTGGCAGGACTATCAATTTCCTGAATATAGATGCCTTTGGCTCCTTTACGGTGTCAGAAGATGGCTCCTCCCTCCCAGTAGAACTATTAGCATTCGATGCTACCGACTATTTAAATCATGTATTTCTCCAATGGCAAACGGCCTCAGAAATCAACCATGACTATTTTGAGATTCAAAGAAGCAGGGATGGAGAAAATTTTGAAGCCATCGGACGTCTCAGTTCGCATCACAACAGTTACGAAATCCAGACATACGACTGGAAAGACTACAGCCCATCGCCAAGTAGCACGTCCTACTACCGACTCAAAATGGTGGATTTCGATGGTTCGTTTGAATACTCCAAGACAATCGCAGTAACCCATAACGCTGGTTCCTCGATCACCCTGTATCCAAATCCTGCAAAGGAATCGATCAGCATCACCGCTGATGCGGAAATCGAGCGCATAGAGATCTTCAATACTTCGGGTCAGCAGTTGCGCGCTGATTTACATGACCATACAATCGATCTTTCAGGAATAGCCCCCGGCATCTACGCACTCGCCATCGTTTCTAGTGGTGGAGTCAGCGTGAAGAAATTCATTAAGGAATAA
- a CDS encoding PAS domain-containing protein has protein sequence MILTKNELLDSDEGKNDYYSYSNLSLLIALFVVMAGVMILLGWVLDVEVLKRPTSGLVAVNPMTAICFVLSGGGIIGLLKKGKFDLFNGVVKMVVLLLFIICLIKVVNLITQSEFQIDHVICTEQLMVDMEKGKLNSMAPNTVLGFLLFAMALVLSAKERAIQVANWLAATVFVVGFFSVIGYLYRVGEFRGILAFLPMSFYTAIGFILISVGLLFINSNSGFMKVINSPYSGGRVAKRLIPLIIIIPVLFGYLRILMESNTAMSTELGISILIGCIIVALLITTWFLIRVLNRRDKIQESLRQTQEQFRSAFEFSAIGMALVSTSGKWLSINKKLSEIIGYPKGELEKMTFQDITHPEDLERDMRQVQQLIAGEIDGYQMEKRYFHKDGHLVWALLSVSLVRDGAGRPLHFVSQIENITQRKEAEIALKSVSSRLKLATQAAKIGIWEFDVFHETLNWDNTMYSLYGITKESFSGEYQIWRNGVHPEDLERVDQEVAAALSGEKKFDTEFRIVWPDLSVHHIRALALVERDDNGQPLRMVGTNWDITADKNYKEALRQTSALAEVAKQEAIASAKAKENFLSTMSHEIRTPLNAILGVTNLLLSEEMKAEHLEHLGLLKFSGENLLALINDILDYNKIDAGKIEFEQIDFDLKKLLTRIKQTQAPKVKEKGLDLILRYDEALPHVFVGDSVRVSQIINNLLSNAIKFTEEGFIKLGVSLVSQEAEQATIHFEIHDTGIGIEKSNQSMIFENFSQASGDTTRKFGGTGLGLAITKKLLEFMGSEIRLDSDLGFGSVFSFDVVLPIGNNEPKPAKSKVKETTFANVADRNIKVLVAEDNRANQIVLEKFLDKWGIKMDFVENGKEAVEKAESEAYDMILMDLQMPEMDGYQATQSIRSGAPEYAKQVPIIALTASAMLDVRKKVKELGMTDFITKPFSPEELYKKIVKYHGAVRVKKTAGLPETAIFQKIMNYTDGDLAFVNEVTDHYLDNYKTFRIQFSEAQALGDMDQLKVACEKIRVSNEALDIVSMDDFFSKLDILKPSKVTDRKMFEGVKTACLEIIKDLKAIKTALS, from the coding sequence ATGATTTTAACCAAAAATGAGTTGTTGGATTCCGACGAAGGCAAGAATGATTATTATAGTTATTCAAATCTGTCGCTATTAATTGCCCTTTTCGTCGTAATGGCAGGAGTTATGATCCTGCTAGGTTGGGTGTTGGATGTAGAAGTACTCAAACGGCCAACCTCTGGTCTCGTAGCTGTCAATCCCATGACAGCAATTTGCTTTGTTTTATCTGGGGGTGGGATTATTGGACTTTTGAAAAAAGGAAAATTTGATCTGTTCAACGGTGTGGTGAAGATGGTAGTACTCCTATTGTTCATCATATGTTTGATAAAGGTGGTGAACCTAATTACTCAATCAGAATTTCAAATAGATCATGTGATCTGTACAGAGCAGCTCATGGTGGATATGGAGAAAGGAAAGCTGAATAGTATGGCACCCAATACAGTGCTCGGGTTTCTATTATTCGCTATGGCTTTGGTGCTATCGGCTAAAGAGCGTGCCATACAGGTAGCGAATTGGCTAGCGGCTACTGTATTTGTAGTGGGTTTTTTTTCGGTGATTGGCTATTTATACCGTGTAGGGGAGTTTAGGGGGATTTTGGCCTTTCTACCGATGTCATTTTATACAGCGATAGGATTTATTCTGATATCAGTGGGTTTGCTTTTTATCAATTCGAATAGTGGGTTTATGAAAGTGATAAACAGTCCCTACTCTGGAGGCCGTGTGGCTAAGAGACTCATTCCATTGATCATCATTATTCCTGTGTTGTTTGGTTATTTGCGAATACTTATGGAATCCAATACAGCCATGAGTACAGAGCTTGGTATATCCATACTCATAGGGTGCATTATTGTGGCTTTGCTGATTACTACTTGGTTTTTGATTAGGGTACTTAATCGCAGAGATAAAATTCAGGAAAGCCTAAGGCAAACACAGGAGCAATTCAGGAGTGCTTTCGAATTTTCTGCCATTGGGATGGCACTGGTTTCGACCTCTGGAAAATGGCTGAGTATCAATAAAAAACTGAGCGAGATTATCGGCTATCCTAAAGGCGAATTGGAAAAGATGACTTTTCAGGATATTACCCATCCAGAGGATTTGGAGAGAGATATGCGTCAGGTACAGCAACTCATAGCAGGAGAAATAGATGGCTACCAGATGGAAAAGAGATATTTCCACAAAGACGGTCATTTAGTCTGGGCACTATTGAGCGTATCTTTGGTGCGAGATGGGGCAGGACGCCCACTTCATTTTGTATCTCAGATAGAAAATATCACTCAAAGAAAGGAAGCCGAAATTGCATTGAAGAGCGTTTCTAGCCGTTTGAAATTGGCTACACAAGCGGCTAAAATTGGCATTTGGGAATTCGATGTGTTCCATGAAACATTAAACTGGGATAATACCATGTACTCGCTATATGGGATTACTAAAGAAAGTTTTTCTGGGGAGTATCAGATCTGGCGCAACGGTGTTCATCCAGAGGATTTAGAAAGAGTAGATCAGGAAGTAGCTGCAGCCCTATCTGGGGAGAAAAAATTTGATACTGAGTTTAGGATCGTTTGGCCAGATCTATCTGTACACCATATTCGAGCGCTGGCTTTGGTAGAGCGTGACGACAATGGACAACCGCTTCGGATGGTAGGTACTAACTGGGACATTACTGCAGACAAAAATTATAAAGAAGCACTTCGGCAAACTTCAGCATTGGCCGAAGTAGCCAAGCAGGAGGCCATCGCTTCGGCAAAAGCCAAAGAAAACTTCCTGTCTACGATGAGCCATGAAATCAGAACGCCGCTCAATGCCATACTAGGCGTGACCAACCTGTTGCTTTCTGAAGAGATGAAAGCGGAGCATCTGGAGCATTTAGGTTTATTGAAATTTTCTGGTGAAAATCTGCTTGCACTCATCAATGACATTCTAGACTATAATAAGATAGACGCTGGTAAGATAGAGTTTGAACAGATCGATTTTGATCTTAAAAAACTGTTGACTCGCATTAAACAAACGCAGGCACCTAAAGTGAAAGAAAAAGGGCTTGATTTGATACTTAGGTATGACGAAGCATTACCACATGTATTTGTTGGGGATTCTGTAAGAGTGTCGCAAATCATCAACAACCTGCTGAGCAATGCCATTAAATTTACCGAAGAAGGGTTTATCAAATTGGGCGTCTCGTTAGTTTCGCAAGAGGCCGAACAAGCCACTATTCATTTCGAGATACACGATACTGGGATTGGGATCGAAAAGTCCAATCAATCGATGATTTTTGAGAATTTTTCTCAAGCCAGTGGAGATACGACCAGAAAGTTTGGAGGCACAGGACTGGGATTGGCCATCACGAAGAAGTTATTGGAATTTATGGGTAGTGAGATTCGACTCGATAGCGATTTGGGATTTGGGTCGGTTTTCTCATTTGATGTGGTTTTGCCTATAGGCAACAATGAACCCAAACCAGCGAAGAGTAAGGTCAAAGAAACGACATTTGCCAATGTAGCAGATAGAAATATCAAAGTGCTAGTAGCCGAAGACAACCGAGCCAATCAGATCGTATTAGAAAAATTTTTAGACAAGTGGGGCATCAAAATGGACTTTGTGGAGAATGGTAAAGAGGCCGTAGAAAAAGCAGAATCTGAAGCTTATGATATGATACTGATGGATCTGCAAATGCCTGAAATGGACGGCTATCAAGCAACGCAGAGTATTCGAAGTGGAGCACCCGAATATGCCAAACAGGTCCCCATTATTGCACTTACAGCTTCGGCAATGCTAGACGTACGGAAGAAAGTGAAAGAACTCGGTATGACTGATTTTATCACCAAACCTTTCAGCCCAGAAGAACTCTATAAAAAGATCGTTAAATACCATGGTGCGGTGAGAGTGAAAAAAACAGCAGGTTTGCCTGAAACTGCTATTTTTCAAAAAATAATGAACTATACAGATGGGGATCTTGCCTTTGTCAATGAAGTCACAGATCACTATTTGGATAACTATAAAACCTTCAGAATTCAGTTTTCAGAAGCACAGGCGCTGGGTGATATGGATCAATTGAAAGTAGCCTGTGAGAAGATAAGAGTAAGCAATGAGGCATTGGATATTGTAAGCATGGATGATTTTTTTAGTAAACTAGACATACTCAAACCCTCAAAAGTAACGGATAGAAAAATGTTTGAAGGTGTGAAAACGGCTTGTTTGGAGATTATAAAAGATCTGAAGGCCATTAAAACAGCTTTGAGCTAA